The Henckelia pumila isolate YLH828 chromosome 2, ASM3356847v2, whole genome shotgun sequence genome includes a window with the following:
- the LOC140881031 gene encoding putative F-box protein At1g57690 isoform X2, whose protein sequence is MSFKEAARTSILSRRWRYLWMFTSGTLEFEDMDSATGSKIKWKELKARVNRVLKLHQGPSVDSFVIRIRHARPRLSGVNSWIHFAMQKEVKRFDLDLQVCERSYCRYKFPSIDKLLPHTHEVKPVFGSLRSLRLVYVHIKDEVVQHFLASCPYLEQLCIRASYITKNLQVVDPLPNLRVMEISECCQIQSLKVSAMNLVSFTYNGKKIRMLFKKIPNVSELSLGGGFCQSFMCEPNKHSSYSVQPVKLTLNLATAIPRREILAPLDLPQLQSLKRLELNIVSQVGRSLLFFASLVKVSPFLHEFRIKISYKVDQPWYVISNVMMFPEVLIADSVCHKNLKKSEYYEQELWDCLSMCDWEGDPCICSRNPGKMFDVQTGARTTVKAKKRAKRLELCSSKKTTLVIK, encoded by the exons ATGAGTTTCAAAGAAGCTGCCAGGACTAGTATTCTCTCACGTAGATGGCGGTATTTATGGATGTTTACATCTGGCACGTTGGAATTTGAGGATATGGATAGTGCCACTGGAAGTAAAATCAAATGGAAAGAGTTAAAAGCCAGGGTGAATCGTGTCCTGAAGTTGCATCAGGGTCCAAGTGTTGATAGTTTCGTTATACGAATTAGACATGCACGGCCTCGACTTAGTGGCGTCAATAGTTGGATACATTTTGCAATGCAGAAGGAAGTAAAAAGGTTTGATTTGGATTTGCAGGTCTGTGAGAGGTCATATTGCCGGTACAAATTTCCTAGCATCGACAAGTTGTTACCACATACTCATGAGGTCAAGCCTGTTTTTGGTTCGCTAAGGTCCCTTAGGTTGGTTTATGTTCACATTAAGGATGAGGTTGTTCAGCATTTCCTAGCATCATGTCCGTATCTTGAACAGCTATGCATAAGGGCCTCTTATATTACAAAGAATCTTCAAGTTGTTGATCCATTACCGAACTTGAGAGTTATGGAAATATCCGAATGCTGCCAAATCCAGAGTCTGAAAGTATCTGCGATGAAtcttgtctcttttacttacaATGGGAAAAAAATCAGAATGCTGttcaaaaaaattccaaatgtCTCTGAGCTAAGTCTTGGCGGGGGATTTTGCCAGTCCTTTATGTGTGAACCTAACAAACACTCAAGTTATTCAGTTCAGCCGGTGAAGCTGACATTAAATCTTGCTACTGCT ATTCCTCGAAGAGAAATTTTAGCTCCTCTTGATCTGCCTCAGTTACAGTCCCTCAAACGGCTGGAATTGAATATCGTGTCACAAGTTGGCCGAAGCCTTCTCTTCTTTGCATCATTGGTCAAGGTTTCTCCTTTCTTACACGAATTTAGAATCAAG ATAAGCTACAAGGTGGATCAACCATGGTATGTG ATAAGCAATGTGATGATGTTTCCTGAAGTACTGATAGCAGACTCTGTCTGCCATAAAAATCTTAAGAAG AGTGAATATTATGAACAAGAGCTGTGGGATTGCTTAAGTATGTGTGACTGGGAAGGTGATCCATGTATTTGTTCGAGGAATCCAGGGAAAATGTTCGACGTTCAGACTGGGGCCAGGACGACGGTGAAAGCAAAAAAGCGGGCCAAGCGGCTGGAACTTTGTTCTTCGAAGAAAACCACATtagttataaaataa
- the LOC140881031 gene encoding putative FBD-associated F-box protein At5g56390 isoform X1, giving the protein MSFKEAARTSILSRRWRYLWMFTSGTLEFEDMDSATGSKIKWKELKARVNRVLKLHQGPSVDSFVIRIRHARPRLSGVNSWIHFAMQKEVKRFDLDLQVCERSYCRYKFPSIDKLLPHTHEVKPVFGSLRSLRLVYVHIKDEVVQHFLASCPYLEQLCIRASYITKNLQVVDPLPNLRVMEISECCQIQSLKVSAMNLVSFTYNGKKIRMLFKKIPNVSELSLGGGFCQSFMCEPNKHSSYSVQPVKLTLNLATAIPRREILAPLDLPQLQSLKRLELNIVSQVGRSLLFFASLVKVSPFLHEFRIKISYKVDQPWYVISNVMMFPEVLIADSVCHKNLKKVEVSGFIGCPSDVSFVLHLFKVAPSVEMFVIDTQSEYYEQELWDCLSMCDWEGDPCICSRNPGKMFDVQTGARTTVKAKKRAKRLELCSSKKTTLVIK; this is encoded by the exons ATGAGTTTCAAAGAAGCTGCCAGGACTAGTATTCTCTCACGTAGATGGCGGTATTTATGGATGTTTACATCTGGCACGTTGGAATTTGAGGATATGGATAGTGCCACTGGAAGTAAAATCAAATGGAAAGAGTTAAAAGCCAGGGTGAATCGTGTCCTGAAGTTGCATCAGGGTCCAAGTGTTGATAGTTTCGTTATACGAATTAGACATGCACGGCCTCGACTTAGTGGCGTCAATAGTTGGATACATTTTGCAATGCAGAAGGAAGTAAAAAGGTTTGATTTGGATTTGCAGGTCTGTGAGAGGTCATATTGCCGGTACAAATTTCCTAGCATCGACAAGTTGTTACCACATACTCATGAGGTCAAGCCTGTTTTTGGTTCGCTAAGGTCCCTTAGGTTGGTTTATGTTCACATTAAGGATGAGGTTGTTCAGCATTTCCTAGCATCATGTCCGTATCTTGAACAGCTATGCATAAGGGCCTCTTATATTACAAAGAATCTTCAAGTTGTTGATCCATTACCGAACTTGAGAGTTATGGAAATATCCGAATGCTGCCAAATCCAGAGTCTGAAAGTATCTGCGATGAAtcttgtctcttttacttacaATGGGAAAAAAATCAGAATGCTGttcaaaaaaattccaaatgtCTCTGAGCTAAGTCTTGGCGGGGGATTTTGCCAGTCCTTTATGTGTGAACCTAACAAACACTCAAGTTATTCAGTTCAGCCGGTGAAGCTGACATTAAATCTTGCTACTGCT ATTCCTCGAAGAGAAATTTTAGCTCCTCTTGATCTGCCTCAGTTACAGTCCCTCAAACGGCTGGAATTGAATATCGTGTCACAAGTTGGCCGAAGCCTTCTCTTCTTTGCATCATTGGTCAAGGTTTCTCCTTTCTTACACGAATTTAGAATCAAG ATAAGCTACAAGGTGGATCAACCATGGTATGTG ATAAGCAATGTGATGATGTTTCCTGAAGTACTGATAGCAGACTCTGTCTGCCATAAAAATCTTAAGAAGGTAGAAGTGTCTGGATTCATCGGGTGTCCGAGCGACGTAAGTTTCGTTCTGCACTTGTTTAAAGTTGCTCCATCTGTTGAGATGTTTGTTATCGACACCCAGAGTGAATATTATGAACAAGAGCTGTGGGATTGCTTAAGTATGTGTGACTGGGAAGGTGATCCATGTATTTGTTCGAGGAATCCAGGGAAAATGTTCGACGTTCAGACTGGGGCCAGGACGACGGTGAAAGCAAAAAAGCGGGCCAAGCGGCTGGAACTTTGTTCTTCGAAGAAAACCACATtagttataaaataa